A DNA window from Akkermansiaceae bacterium contains the following coding sequences:
- a CDS encoding DUF3987 domain-containing protein, translating to MNKRTYFEDIPLPFPTRVAPTPPDIGDEDEEKNIAFPVEALPPVARAMTAEIARVSTSGNVPLAALCVIGIGSAALGGGIALSSGGGRQTKGNLYILGIAESGAGKGESFNLAAAPFYAAGGEALRRFEEDTRRPLDAELQLLEREAKSLAQKAANKEGEEAGKLRQEFQILQTRINDIKARLAAAPKYSVADATKEALGIAMLHQPHNAIASLSSEARGIFSIVKGRYGKEGGDEDFYCSAYSGDTLIVDRVNRDRVHLQHPCLTLLWLVQPGAAQEALGDEKLRDSGFLARCLIVDVKAEPRLRDAPPVPISTAINQAWTKTITGLLTAYRNNQGDAFCVQPDDGAVQVLHSYEQENIRRRTREGDLSDMAPSVARWGENAYRLALVFHALEHGSEAHARMLSSSTAESAVIAMRWFSERQLEALAVTRTAHNHKRLLSLLAVLAQHGGKITLRNLGRSHGFDEDEIRRLHQLYPSRFTITEEKPPTGRPSVVVTLT from the coding sequence ATGAACAAGAGGACATACTTCGAGGACATTCCTCTGCCTTTTCCCACCCGCGTCGCGCCCACGCCTCCTGACATTGGTGATGAAGATGAAGAGAAGAACATCGCCTTCCCGGTGGAGGCTCTTCCGCCTGTCGCCCGGGCTATGACTGCGGAGATCGCCAGGGTCTCCACCTCGGGCAATGTGCCGCTGGCCGCTCTCTGTGTCATCGGGATCGGCTCGGCTGCTTTGGGAGGAGGAATCGCGCTTTCTTCGGGAGGGGGACGACAGACGAAGGGGAATCTCTACATCTTGGGCATCGCTGAATCGGGGGCGGGCAAGGGCGAATCGTTCAACCTCGCGGCGGCTCCGTTCTACGCAGCCGGAGGTGAAGCCTTGCGCCGGTTTGAGGAGGATACAAGACGTCCGCTCGATGCGGAACTCCAACTTCTCGAACGAGAGGCGAAATCCTTGGCTCAGAAAGCAGCCAACAAGGAAGGAGAGGAAGCCGGCAAACTTCGTCAGGAGTTCCAGATCCTCCAAACCCGCATCAACGACATCAAGGCAAGGCTGGCCGCTGCCCCGAAGTACTCGGTGGCGGATGCCACCAAGGAGGCCTTGGGCATCGCGATGCTCCATCAGCCTCACAACGCCATCGCCTCATTGTCCAGCGAAGCCAGGGGGATATTCTCCATCGTCAAAGGGCGCTACGGCAAAGAAGGAGGAGACGAGGATTTCTACTGTTCCGCTTACTCCGGCGATACCCTCATCGTCGATCGGGTGAACCGCGACCGGGTGCATCTTCAGCATCCGTGCCTCACTCTGCTCTGGCTCGTCCAACCGGGTGCAGCCCAAGAAGCCCTTGGCGACGAGAAGCTGCGGGACTCGGGATTTCTCGCCCGCTGTCTCATCGTCGATGTGAAGGCGGAGCCCCGGCTCCGTGACGCACCGCCGGTTCCCATCTCAACTGCGATCAACCAGGCTTGGACGAAAACCATCACCGGACTCCTGACGGCCTACCGTAACAATCAGGGGGATGCCTTTTGCGTCCAGCCTGACGATGGAGCCGTCCAAGTTCTCCATTCCTATGAACAGGAGAACATTCGACGGAGGACCCGAGAGGGAGACCTTTCCGACATGGCTCCCTCCGTCGCTCGTTGGGGGGAAAATGCCTACCGGCTGGCACTGGTGTTCCATGCGCTGGAGCATGGTTCCGAGGCCCACGCCCGGATGCTGAGTTCGTCCACGGCGGAATCCGCTGTCATCGCCATGCGCTGGTTCAGCGAACGCCAACTCGAAGCCCTTGCCGTTACCCGCACCGCCCACAACCACAAGAGACTTCTGTCACTTCTGGCAGTTTTGGCACAGCACGGAGGAAAAATCACACTTCGCAATCTGGGCCGCTCCCACGGGTTCGACGAAGACGAAATCCGCCGGCTCCACCAGCTTTACCCTTCACGATTCACGATCACGGAGGAGAAGCCACCGACGGGCAGGCCGTCCGTGGTTGTGACCCTCACCTGA
- a CDS encoding helix-turn-helix domain-containing protein, with protein sequence MAASTNHVPLQWLSIPQAARYTGFTTPTIRAAISNGLLKARRVQPSGPGTRASVRIKRHDLDAWIEGESGGQ encoded by the coding sequence ATGGCAGCAAGCACCAATCATGTTCCACTTCAGTGGCTCTCGATTCCTCAGGCTGCGCGATATACCGGCTTCACCACGCCGACCATTCGCGCAGCCATTTCAAATGGATTGCTGAAAGCCCGCCGGGTCCAACCCAGCGGTCCCGGCACGCGGGCGAGTGTCCGCATCAAACGCCATGATCTCGACGCCTGGATCGAAGGCGAATCCGGCGGGCAATGA
- a CDS encoding antA/AntB antirepressor family protein has product MLPFGDINQLQFPSPATNATMQPEYTNHITTASHPRFGPLRLIHLDGEPWLCLIDINRILESTESAWGETLLSNRQVQHASGITFVRLSLPVERLVAPRDELLDWLASILTSGWTGHSPACEHADPGIKRGPRMKLVSSLTVDASSIYAFTDRPMAYADWLLDRETQFRTALPDKTAWASHFSIGRLPIITAAVEIDSLGQSELSWLARIVLDEALHGWHTQDSLDRALTLCTKLQSDPSDQMDARALHAFLGIPASFPVWFNKQVYRDELVHGQDYFTSNVSRFLPIHEEDATFDVGPRFSVATAMSLMMRLPTLRGTSIRHHFIRISKVVEERLGILNPIEKVQGKVFTGLE; this is encoded by the coding sequence ATGTTGCCATTTGGCGACATCAACCAACTTCAATTCCCATCACCTGCCACAAACGCCACCATGCAACCCGAATATACCAACCACATCACCACTGCCAGTCACCCCCGCTTCGGCCCGCTCCGTCTCATCCACCTCGACGGCGAGCCGTGGCTCTGCCTGATCGACATCAACCGGATTCTCGAATCCACCGAATCCGCATGGGGCGAGACGTTGCTGTCCAACCGCCAGGTCCAACATGCCTCGGGAATTACGTTCGTCCGCCTCTCGCTGCCCGTCGAACGCCTTGTTGCACCCCGCGACGAACTTCTGGACTGGCTGGCCTCGATCCTCACCAGCGGGTGGACCGGCCACTCTCCCGCATGTGAACATGCCGATCCTGGCATAAAACGCGGTCCTCGCATGAAGCTTGTTTCCAGTCTGACGGTGGACGCCTCCTCCATCTACGCCTTCACCGACCGCCCCATGGCGTACGCGGACTGGCTTCTGGACAGGGAGACCCAGTTCCGCACGGCTCTTCCCGACAAAACCGCTTGGGCTTCCCATTTTTCGATCGGGCGCCTCCCCATCATCACAGCGGCCGTCGAGATAGATTCCCTCGGTCAATCTGAGCTGAGCTGGCTCGCCAGAATCGTCCTCGATGAAGCACTGCACGGGTGGCACACACAGGACTCGCTGGACCGCGCCTTGACCCTGTGCACCAAGCTCCAGTCCGATCCTTCCGACCAGATGGATGCCCGGGCACTTCATGCCTTCCTTGGAATACCCGCCTCCTTCCCGGTCTGGTTCAATAAGCAGGTTTACCGGGATGAGCTTGTCCACGGACAGGACTACTTCACCTCTAATGTCAGTAGGTTTCTCCCGATCCACGAGGAAGACGCCACCTTCGATGTCGGGCCGCGGTTCTCAGTCGCAACCGCCATGAGCCTGATGATGCGACTCCCGACACTCCGCGGAACCAGCATCCGTCATCACTTCATCAGGATTTCAAAGGTGGTGGAAGAACGCTTAGGAATACTCAACCCGATCGAAAAGGTACAGGGAAAGGTCTTCACCGGTCTGGAGTGA
- a CDS encoding winged helix-turn-helix transcriptional regulator — protein MTHPSTPNFNQLVAGCRNVAHMTGIPAEWIVAHGLLFGTALVGGKVCYRKARGLSPHIIGSPVTVLSDDEHCPGWFKTSTSRFQALQETVHNKVSSFISNAPSPAMMKRARTLMKQCAAVRDILPDPVLAAAESTCPRVIPDNFTFIHDLLDGTDIHDPGYRSFGPDILALAPGDECYRRFFANIGETPSILTSTATEPPHTRVTLHGWGNRLRLRRVFRQTGMDALPPLGLLLEFPPNSPPPFATETSLTPYTEFFEAVFAARLGPNITFLPGPELVAVLDKAVTEQAQRAAITGLPPASANPIPALPWNLSTALWLIERQGGEPRPENNPELVARACTLATHIHANHLATLHRIFPPGEDLTPDPTNAAIIDKLSVSPLHLRELTRKFHRISAGELLQRLSFLTEAGLTRQMDDGRWIVPAPWTEVAGESPSPVSAEASTASESSDPPSIPTATA, from the coding sequence ATGACCCATCCCTCCACGCCTAATTTCAACCAGCTCGTCGCCGGGTGCCGCAATGTCGCGCACATGACCGGCATTCCGGCTGAGTGGATCGTCGCCCACGGACTTCTGTTCGGCACGGCTCTCGTCGGTGGAAAGGTTTGCTACCGGAAAGCCCGTGGCCTATCGCCTCATATCATCGGCTCGCCAGTCACCGTTCTCAGCGACGATGAACACTGTCCCGGTTGGTTCAAGACATCGACCTCACGGTTCCAAGCCCTCCAGGAGACCGTTCACAACAAGGTAAGTTCTTTCATCAGCAACGCTCCCTCACCGGCCATGATGAAGCGAGCACGCACCCTGATGAAGCAATGCGCCGCGGTTCGGGACATCCTTCCGGATCCCGTGCTAGCCGCAGCCGAATCTACCTGTCCGCGGGTGATACCCGACAACTTCACCTTCATCCACGATCTCCTAGACGGAACCGATATTCACGACCCCGGCTATCGCTCATTTGGCCCGGACATTCTGGCCCTCGCTCCCGGCGATGAATGCTACAGGAGATTTTTCGCCAATATCGGCGAGACGCCCTCCATCCTCACCTCGACCGCCACGGAGCCGCCCCATACACGCGTCACCCTCCACGGCTGGGGGAACAGGCTGCGTCTCCGCCGGGTGTTCAGACAGACCGGAATGGATGCCCTCCCCCCGCTAGGACTGCTCCTCGAATTTCCTCCGAACAGTCCGCCCCCCTTCGCGACTGAAACATCGCTCACGCCATACACCGAATTCTTCGAGGCGGTGTTCGCAGCACGGTTGGGGCCGAATATCACCTTTCTGCCCGGTCCAGAGCTCGTGGCCGTCCTCGACAAAGCCGTCACTGAACAGGCCCAACGTGCGGCCATCACCGGCCTCCCTCCGGCATCAGCCAACCCGATCCCGGCTCTCCCATGGAACCTGTCCACCGCGCTCTGGCTGATTGAGCGCCAAGGAGGGGAACCCCGCCCCGAGAACAACCCCGAGCTGGTGGCCCGCGCCTGCACGCTCGCCACGCACATTCACGCCAACCACCTCGCCACTCTGCACCGGATTTTTCCTCCCGGAGAGGACCTCACACCCGATCCGACCAATGCCGCGATCATCGACAAGCTCTCAGTATCGCCACTGCATCTGCGGGAGCTGACCCGGAAATTCCACCGGATCAGCGCCGGGGAACTGCTCCAGCGCCTGTCATTCCTCACCGAAGCCGGCCTGACCCGGCAAATGGACGACGGGAGGTGGATTGTACCCGCTCCTTGGACCGAAGTTGCCGGGGAATCTCCATCACCGGTGTCAGCAGAAGCCTCAACAGCCTCAGAATCTTCCGATCCTCCGTCCATTCCTACTGCAACCGCCTGA